TCGTGCTGCGCGGTATTGGCATTGACGCGCCCGCTTCGGTGCCCATAGACCGTCAGCAGCTCCGTCAGCGGCAACTGGTCAACGGTGCCGTTGCCGAAGAAGAGTTCAGGAGTGATGCCGCGGACCAGCAACAGTTCTTCAACCGAACTCATGGGGCCGTTCTTCGCGCGGTAGGGTACGGGCATCTGCTGATAGTAGTCCGATTCGGCTCCCATCGGCTGGGGATCGTCGTCTTCGTCCAGCCAATCGATGATCGCATCGACAACGCTGGGGTCGCCTTGGCGCGCTTCAATCAAACGCCGCAGAATCTCTACAACGTCTTCGCGTGGTTCCTGCGCGCGCGAGTTGAAAAGCGCGTTGAGATTCAGCTTGCCGAATTCGTCTTCGATGGAGCATTGCATCACGCCGTTGTTGATCTTCTGAAACGGAGTGCCCAACGCCCACACCTCGTCCAGGCTGTCGTACAATTCGGCGCCCTGGCGCTCCGACTCGCTGCCGCTGTCTTTCTTCGTGTCGTTTTGCTGCCCGGTCACTCCCAGGATGAGATCCTGGATGAGGAGGGACATGCCCGATGCGACACCGGATTTCGCGGCTATCAGCGCGTCGAAGTCATTCACGTTTGCCGAGACCTGGGATGTCTCGACCTGCGTCTCGTAGGTGAACTCAATGACCAGGGCCATCAATATCGCCACAAAAAGCAACACGATCAGGAGGGCAATCCCCTCTTGTCCTTTTCTGCTTCGGGTGTGCGCGGTCATTGCTTACTGTCCCCAACTCCCCTGCGGGCACGCTCCATGTCTCGCTGTGTCACAGGGTCGCCTACGCCGTAATCGCGACCAGGGTCATAGTTGGGATCGCCGGGTTTCGGTATGCCTTGCTCGTCGAGCTCCGACATCTCTTCGAACGAGCTGATGCTTCCTCCGTCCGCGGTCCGACCCAATCCGATGGGTAGCGGAACGACCACTTCAAAATCCGGTTCGTCGACGATACTGAAACGTTGTTCGGCTTCCTCGGCGAGTTGCGCTTCGGTTCGCGCAAAATTGATCCGAACGCGAATACACCAGGGCATCATGCCCAGCGCGGACGAGTCCCACTCGGGTTGCCAATCGACTCCATCGTAGTATGAGATGTCCAGTGTACGAATCGGAACCGACCAGGAGGGAGCCTTCTCAAGCGGATTGGAGACGTCCTCGCGCTCGATCAGGGAATCTTCGGTAACGATTCCCCCGGTTTCATCGTCAAGTTCAACGACATTGCTCGCGACCAACGGTGTTTCAACGGCTTGAAGTTTGCGCTGTGCCATATCCAGCGTGTTGAGCACATTGGCGTTCATGGCGCTGGTGTCTGCGCCGAGCACATCGTAGCGCACTTCCTTGAGGTCGCCGGGCAACCCGGTTCCTCCGACCAGCGGCGCCATGGAAACAAAACGCAGGGAGTCGGCGGGGCCATCGGGACTCTCCTGGTCCATTCCCACAAGACGGAACAACGGGTCGCGTTGATCGCGATCGGTGTGCAGCGCGGAAAGATTGGTGCGAAGGCTGCGTTCGAGGAATTGGCGCAAACGCATTTCTTCGGCACTCACGCGGGTAGCGGCCATCGTTGTCGTGACGCCGGAGAAACTGGCATAAATCGCGGCCACGACGATCACAAGTATTGACGTCGCGATAAGCACTTCTATCAGGGTGAAGCCGCGAGTCTTCATTCTTGCGCTCCTGGCAATTTGAAGTTGCCAGATTGCATCTGGCGGCGAATGTTTGCCGGGATTTGGCCCAGATTCGGCATGTTGCCGCCGTTCTGGCGTATCAACTCTTGCAGTTGCTCTTGCGTCATGCCGCCGGGGAGCTTTCCTCCGCCGCCCTGTTGCATAAGCTGCTGCATTTGCTCTTCCGTCAGCGCGCCCTGCGCCTGGAGACCTTCCAGGAGCGTCTGTGAATCCCTGGTCATCACAAAGATCTGGCGTTCTCGCGTTTCCTTCGGACCTTCCACGCGCACCATGACATCGTACAATCCGGGGAAGCTTTCGCCCACGAGCTGCGCTTCGAACGAGTAGGAGAAGCCGGGATAACGGCGCCCAAATTCCTGGCTGTCGGAGAGCTTGGCGGTAGCCACGGACAATTCGGCGTAACCGATGGCCTCTGACATGAGGTTGCGCATCTGAACTTCTTCGCGAAGCGTATCCTGCGCGCGCAACGAACCGTAGTGCGCCTCCAACAGCACGAAAATGGCTGTTCCGAGCACGGCAAGCGCAATCATGACCTCTACGAGGGTAAAGCCCGCGGAACCGCACGCGCGAATTGTGTGGAGTCGTTTGAGATTGAAGGTTCGCGTCTTGCTCATACCGGCTGCTCCTTGCCGCGCCGCAGGTGGGAGTTTCCAGTAATGGGGTCCCACGTGACGGTGACGTATTCGCCGGACGCGTCGCGAAGCGTAAAGACGACAAACTCGTTGAGCCCGGCGGGAGTCACTTCGATCTCGACTTGGCCTTGCGTGTAGTCCACCGTTCCCACCCGAACCGATTCGATAACGACGTCGTTCGGCAACACCGTGCGTTGAAGCAGCGAAGTGACCACTTCTTCCCGGTCGTCTTCTTCGTCTTCGTCCAGCTTGAATTCTTTGTCGAACAAGGGGCCCACGTCGGAAAGGATGGAGTTGCGATTGACCGTGCGCGCGCGCGCCTCCAACGAGCGCATGAACGACCGGTCGAACTGCGCCTTCACCTGAAGCGCGTAGTCGGACATGGCGTCGCCGTTTTCTGTGGCGAGCGCGAGCAAATCCTCAACAGTGGGATCCGCGGGCAGAGCCTGTTCTGCATTCTCCTGGCCCGAGTCGTCGAAAAGCTTGTTGGTTTCTTCGAGCCAACGAAGTGTGAAGTATTGCTGGGTCTGCAGATCGACAACGACAGTCGCACTTTCCTGTTCAAGCGCGGTGTAGGCGGTGACAGAGCGCCCATAGCCCGCGACATGTCGGGCAGCCGAATCAAGTTGGCCAAAGGCGAGCGCCACCGACAGGCGCGGCATCGCGATAGCAATCGCCATGGCAATGATGCCGCAGACAATCACCAGTTCGATAAGTGTGAAGCCCAGGTCTCGACGCGACTTCGTGTTCCATGACGTCGAATCGGCC
This DNA window, taken from Candidatus Hydrogenedentota bacterium, encodes the following:
- the gspK gene encoding type II secretion system minor pseudopilin GspK, with product MTAHTRSRKGQEGIALLIVLLFVAILMALVIEFTYETQVETSQVSANVNDFDALIAAKSGVASGMSLLIQDLILGVTGQQNDTKKDSGSESERQGAELYDSLDEVWALGTPFQKINNGVMQCSIEDEFGKLNLNALFNSRAQEPREDVVEILRRLIEARQGDPSVVDAIIDWLDEDDDPQPMGAESDYYQQMPVPYRAKNGPMSSVEELLLVRGITPELFFGNGTVDQLPLTELLTVYGHRSGRVNANTAQHELLVAVGEAIGQPGIADIILEERETAPFMSMSDLETRGIQQPREEEGQVQFRPFVIASSAFRIQGNGMSGRSKVRIEAFVRRDTQGGPDGFRILDWREVR
- a CDS encoding prepilin-type N-terminal cleavage/methylation domain-containing protein, yielding MKTRGFTLIEVLIATSILVIVVAAIYASFSGVTTTMAATRVSAEEMRLRQFLERSLRTNLSALHTDRDQRDPLFRLVGMDQESPDGPADSLRFVSMAPLVGGTGLPGDLKEVRYDVLGADTSAMNANVLNTLDMAQRKLQAVETPLVASNVVELDDETGGIVTEDSLIEREDVSNPLEKAPSWSVPIRTLDISYYDGVDWQPEWDSSALGMMPWCIRVRINFARTEAQLAEEAEQRFSIVDEPDFEVVVPLPIGLGRTADGGSISSFEEMSELDEQGIPKPGDPNYDPGRDYGVGDPVTQRDMERARRGVGDSKQ
- a CDS encoding prepilin-type N-terminal cleavage/methylation domain-containing protein — its product is MSKTRTFNLKRLHTIRACGSAGFTLVEVMIALAVLGTAIFVLLEAHYGSLRAQDTLREEVQMRNLMSEAIGYAELSVATAKLSDSQEFGRRYPGFSYSFEAQLVGESFPGLYDVMVRVEGPKETRERQIFVMTRDSQTLLEGLQAQGALTEEQMQQLMQQGGGGKLPGGMTQEQLQELIRQNGGNMPNLGQIPANIRRQMQSGNFKLPGAQE